The following are from one region of the Salvia hispanica cultivar TCC Black 2014 chromosome 1, UniMelb_Shisp_WGS_1.0, whole genome shotgun sequence genome:
- the LOC125195425 gene encoding secreted acidic protein 1A-like — MNEIYEEVFGDNHELSKEDNNNGDEGYDVTVEEERNNNDEEGDDVIEEEDENNNRKEATTVILDSNGVDDDNDDDDDVSGEDLIANMAPMKGTEYDSKESLMI, encoded by the coding sequence ATGAACGAGATATATGAGGAAGTTTTTGGCGACAATCATGAGTTATCGAAAGAGGATAACAACAATGGTGATGAAGGATATGATGTGACAGTGGAAGAGGAACGTAACAACAATgatgaagaaggagatgaTGTGATAGAAGAAGAGGACGAAAATAACAACAGAAAAGAAGCAACTACTGTGATCCTAGATTCTAATGGTGTAGACGACGACAacgacgatgatgatgatgtttcGGGTGAAGATCTTATAGCCAATATGGCTCCTATGAAGGGAACAGAATATGATTCAAAAGAGAGCCTTATGATATAG
- the LOC125189424 gene encoding transcription factor Pur-alpha 1 isoform X2, producing the protein MEGNSSGGGGGGGGNDVELLCKTLQVEHKLFYFDLKENPRGRYLKISEKTSATRSTIIVPSNGIAWFLDLFNYYVNSDDQDVFSKELQLDTKVFYFDVGENRRGRFLKISEASVSRNRSTIIVPAGNAHDEGWAAFRNILGEINETSQLVVLPNQNSEAPERLVRLSDDVGAGFISSHGSRSAPAAEVNVDRSSDLPPATDDIGNMGVSKVIRADQKKFFFDLGNNNRGHFLRISEVTGSDRSSIILPLSGLKQFHEMVGHFVEITKDKIEGMTGANVRTVDPPQR; encoded by the exons ATGGAGGGGAATTcttccggcggcggcggaggaggagggggGAATGATGTGGAGCTGCTCTGCAAAACGCTGCAGGTGGAGCACAAGCTATTCTACTTCGACCTCAAGGAGAATCCCCGCGGCCGTTACCTCAAGATCTCCGAGAAGACTTCCGCCACAAGGTCCACCATCATAGTACCTTCCAACGGCATCGCCTGGTTCCTCGACCTCTTCAATTACTATGTCAATTCCGATGACCAGGATGTCTTTAGCAAAGAACTCCAGCTCGATACCAAG GTTTTCTATTTTGATGTTGGGGAGAACAGAAGGGGCCGCTTCCTCAAA ATATCCGAAGCTTCTGTCAGCCGAAACCGCAGTACTATTATTGTTCCTGCTGGAAATGCTCATGATGAGGGGTGGGCGGCCTTCAGAAATATTTTGGGcgaaataaatgaaacttCACAGCTAGTCGTCCTTCCAAATCAG AACTCTGAAGCTCCGGAACGCCTTGTCAGGCTTTCAGATGATGTGGGGGCTGGTTTTATATCAAGTCATGGTTCTCGATCTGCCCCGGCAGCTGAAGTGAATGTTGATCGCTCTTCTGATCTGCCACCCGCAACTGATGACATAGGTAATATGGGAGTCTCCAAAGTGATAAGAGCTGATCAAAAGAAATTTTTCTTTGATCTGGGTAACAACAACAGAGGTCATTTCTTAAGAATATCAGAG GTTACTGGTTCAGATCGTTCATCCATAATTCTCCCACTCTCTGGTCTGAAGCAGTTCCATGAAATGGTGGGTCACTTTGTGGAGAtcacaaaagataaaattgagGGCATGACTGGTGCAAATGTAAGGACCGTGGACCCTCCTCAAAGGTGA
- the LOC125189424 gene encoding transcription factor Pur-alpha 1 isoform X1, producing the protein MEGNSSGGGGGGGGNDVELLCKTLQVEHKLFYFDLKENPRGRYLKISEKTSATRSTIIVPSNGIAWFLDLFNYYVNSDDQDVFSKELQLDTKVFYFDVGENRRGRFLKISEASVSRNRSTIIVPAGNAHDEGWAAFRNILGEINETSQLVVLPNQQNSEAPERLVRLSDDVGAGFISSHGSRSAPAAEVNVDRSSDLPPATDDIGNMGVSKVIRADQKKFFFDLGNNNRGHFLRISEVTGSDRSSIILPLSGLKQFHEMVGHFVEITKDKIEGMTGANVRTVDPPQR; encoded by the exons ATGGAGGGGAATTcttccggcggcggcggaggaggagggggGAATGATGTGGAGCTGCTCTGCAAAACGCTGCAGGTGGAGCACAAGCTATTCTACTTCGACCTCAAGGAGAATCCCCGCGGCCGTTACCTCAAGATCTCCGAGAAGACTTCCGCCACAAGGTCCACCATCATAGTACCTTCCAACGGCATCGCCTGGTTCCTCGACCTCTTCAATTACTATGTCAATTCCGATGACCAGGATGTCTTTAGCAAAGAACTCCAGCTCGATACCAAG GTTTTCTATTTTGATGTTGGGGAGAACAGAAGGGGCCGCTTCCTCAAA ATATCCGAAGCTTCTGTCAGCCGAAACCGCAGTACTATTATTGTTCCTGCTGGAAATGCTCATGATGAGGGGTGGGCGGCCTTCAGAAATATTTTGGGcgaaataaatgaaacttCACAGCTAGTCGTCCTTCCAAATCAG CAGAACTCTGAAGCTCCGGAACGCCTTGTCAGGCTTTCAGATGATGTGGGGGCTGGTTTTATATCAAGTCATGGTTCTCGATCTGCCCCGGCAGCTGAAGTGAATGTTGATCGCTCTTCTGATCTGCCACCCGCAACTGATGACATAGGTAATATGGGAGTCTCCAAAGTGATAAGAGCTGATCAAAAGAAATTTTTCTTTGATCTGGGTAACAACAACAGAGGTCATTTCTTAAGAATATCAGAG GTTACTGGTTCAGATCGTTCATCCATAATTCTCCCACTCTCTGGTCTGAAGCAGTTCCATGAAATGGTGGGTCACTTTGTGGAGAtcacaaaagataaaattgagGGCATGACTGGTGCAAATGTAAGGACCGTGGACCCTCCTCAAAGGTGA